The following are from one region of the Lytechinus pictus isolate F3 Inbred chromosome 4, Lp3.0, whole genome shotgun sequence genome:
- the LOC135153997 gene encoding uncharacterized protein LOC135153997, which produces MNSSSLLTEIVNLTRRSIPYAMEDQVVQITTQCCRNESLLPCLAADLCSSICNTTVFYPPSDLDLIRSPSGPWREGWRNASLTCRSNGFPPPRVSWRKVQEDTSPGIVLANGTGSSRLSFRELDHGQSGVYRCESHGYLERTTAKSFNMSVQYPPEIDRRISSVHANEGSVATLPCIVDANPSTQSMITWHNQNQSRIVSENPFLIALVSLDGTSGRLESKLSFIVDRKLFGNYSCTAKNTLGSDSIIIQLSGYSYPDTPYDLQVISYSDTSLILSWTAGQDGGLPVAFTVTYCSNISQVERVCKMKQAILTTHVVVTELRSYTSYSITLIAVNGVGNSKAGAEIIASTAPGTLAFYGITARYEMSSGIIKLSFSELRPLPPDLCIYAEFHVGGFRHRNETCLRPGQIGHIQNGARENQLWLVICGKGVCSTRSSATYTDGDTDLWRLMVIVVPVFSCFVVCILLVLLVACIRRRIRRRRMAYQLDAIQPGKSPADCPPRILPSPPTKRSGEASESPTTPECTETIIGEGYEMMEIKCADKVPPVSYLLPGRAPPSVSGHPQRPPSGDDRALSASNQGYVPMDNTCIEGIYMTHLRHDLRPEVEDESTSGSGAPDLKTFPWTKEGIADDSDGDVYDIDSLNDTYAVGEQGESEVLHHEYLKASGSQASMVLETAV; this is translated from the exons ATGAACAGCTCCTCCTTGCTGACTGAAATTGTGAATCTCACTAGAAGGAGCATTCCATATGCGATGGAAGACCAGGTTGTGCAGATTACAACACAGTGCTGTAGGAATGAGTCGTTACTACCCTGTCTTGCAGCCGACCTTTGCTCCAGCATTTGTAATACCACGGTCTTCT ATCCACCTTCTGACCTCGACTTGATCCGATCCCCATCGGGACCTTGGCGGGAAGGATGGAGGAATGCCTCCTTGACGTGCAGATCTAATGGCTTTCCACCACCCCGTGTCTCCTGGAGGAAAGTACAAGAGGACACCTCACCTGGGATTGTCCTGGCGAACGGGACGGGGTCATCCAGGTTGTCTTTCAGGGAGCTGGATCATGGACAGTCTGGAGTATATCGGTGTGAATCCCATGGCTACTTAGAAAGAACAACAGCAAAATCATTTAATATGTCAGTACAAT ATCCTCCTGAAATTGATCGCCGGATATCCTCCGTTCACGCAAACGAAGGAAGCGTCGCCACACTTCCGTGTATCGTAGACGCCAATCCTTCGACACAGTCAATGATCACGTGGCATAATCAAAACCAATCACGCATCGTCTCCGAAAACCCTTTCTTGATCGCCCTGGTCAGTCTGGACGGTACATCAGGACGCTTGGAAAGCAAACTTTCTTTCATAGTCGACAGAAAATTGTTTGGAAATTACTCGTGTACCGCGAAAAATACTTTAGGATCAGATTCCATCATCATTCAGCTTTCGGGGTACT CCTATCCAGACACCCCGTACGATCTCCAAGTTATCAGCTATTCGGATACATCCCTCATCCTCTCTTGGACGGCTGGGCAAGACGGTGGCTTGCCAGTCGCCTTTACGGTTACTTACTGTTCCAACATCTCTCAAGTTGAAAGGGTGTGCAAGATGAAGCAAGCTATTCTGACGACACATGTTGTGGTGACAGAACTCAGAAGCTATACATCATACAGCATAACGTTGATCGCTGTAAATGGCGTGGGCAACAGCAAGGCTGGCGCTGAAATCATTGCGTCTACTGCTC CGGGAACCCTTGCATTCTACG gtaTTACAGCAAGGTACGAGATGTCGAGTGGAATTATAAAGCTATCTTTTTCTGAACTACGTCCACTTCCACCCGACCTGTGCATATACGCAGAGTTCCACGTTGGTGGATTTCGACACCGGAACGAAACATGTTTACGTCCGGGTCAGATAGGTCACATTCAAAATGGCGCACGAGAAAATCAGCTGTGGCTCGTCATCTGCGGAAAGGGTGTATGCAGTACACGATCATCCGCGACGTATACAGATGGCGATACTGATTTATGGA GACTCATGGTCATTGTGGTACCTGTGTTCAGCTGCTTTGTAGTGTGTATATTGCTGGTCCTTCTGGTCGCCTGCATTCGAAGGCGTATTCGAAGACGACGAATGG CGTATCAACTGGATGCGATCCAGCCTGGGAAATCCCCCGCCGACTGTCCGCCCAGGATACTTCCGTCACCACCTACCAAGCGTTCTGGAGAGGCCTCAGAGTCGCCCACTACTCCTGAATGTACAGAGACAATAATTGGTGAA GGTTATGAGATGATGGAAATAAAATGTGCGGACAAGGTGCCACCGGTTTCATACTTGCTTCCTGGTAGAGCCCCACCAAGTGTTAGCGGCCATCCACAAAGACCACCTTCTGGAGACGACAGGGCGTTGTCTGCCAGCAACCAAGGCTACGTGCCGATGGACAACACATGTATTGAAGGAATATACATGACTCATCTGCGCCATGATCTCCGACCAGAGGTAGAGGATGAAAGCACTTCCGGAAGTGGAGCACCTGACTTGAAAACCTTTCCCTGGACAAAGGAAGGTATAGCTGACGATAGTGACGGCGACGTCTATGACATCGACAGTTTAAATGATACCTATGCTGTGGGTGAACAAGGCGAAAGTGAGGTTCTTCATCACGAATATTTGAAGGCTTCTGGGAGTCAAGCATCTATGGTTCTTGAAACCGCGGTTTGA